In Paenibacillus sp. BIC5C1, a genomic segment contains:
- a CDS encoding carbohydrate ABC transporter permease → MYHKTMPYRIFSIINNVLLTILSLLCLLPLYHLLMVSLSASAPANAGLVTFWPIGFTLEAYAKTFANSNFLSSLWVSVERTVLGTGLALIVNTIAAYALSKETRVFRARNIYLWYFVITMLFSGGLIPGYILILKLGLMNTLLALILPGLVAVFNIILLLNFFRTVPKDLEEAAFIDGAGHFQTFIKIYLPVSVPVIATVSLFMMVGHWNAYFDGIIYIRDAEKLPLATFMQTIIVQADMSKLDPEAVANLSQRTIRASQIFISALPILLVYPFLQRYFVTGIVVGAVKE, encoded by the coding sequence ATGTATCATAAAACGATGCCTTACCGCATATTCAGCATAATCAACAATGTGTTACTGACCATCCTTTCGCTGCTCTGCTTGCTGCCTTTGTATCACTTACTCATGGTATCACTGAGCGCATCTGCTCCTGCCAATGCTGGACTGGTGACGTTCTGGCCGATTGGTTTTACACTGGAGGCGTATGCTAAGACGTTCGCCAATAGCAATTTCCTCTCCTCCCTGTGGGTGTCTGTGGAGCGGACGGTACTGGGAACAGGGCTTGCGTTAATCGTCAATACGATTGCAGCCTACGCGCTCTCCAAAGAGACGCGGGTGTTCCGTGCACGCAACATCTATCTGTGGTATTTTGTCATCACGATGCTGTTCAGCGGTGGTCTCATTCCGGGGTACATCCTGATTCTGAAGCTGGGACTGATGAATACATTGCTGGCGTTGATTCTGCCGGGATTGGTTGCGGTGTTCAACATTATCCTATTGCTGAATTTCTTCCGTACCGTTCCGAAGGATCTGGAGGAAGCTGCATTTATCGATGGGGCAGGACATTTTCAAACGTTTATCAAAATCTATCTGCCTGTCTCCGTACCCGTTATTGCAACGGTTTCGCTCTTTATGATGGTGGGACATTGGAACGCATATTTTGACGGGATCATCTACATCCGTGATGCGGAAAAGCTGCCACTGGCGACATTCATGCAGACGATCATCGTGCAGGCCGACATGTCGAAACTTGATCCGGAAGCGGTAGCGAACCTGTCCCAGCGGACCATTCGGGCTTCACAGATCTTTATCAGTGCGCTGCCGATCCTGCTCGTGTACCCGTTCCTGCAACGTTATTTCGTGACTGGGATTGTGGTTGGGGCGGTGAAGGAGTAG